From the Cucumis sativus cultivar 9930 chromosome 5, Cucumber_9930_V3, whole genome shotgun sequence genome, the window TCAATTACGTTTgcgatatttttgaaattgttaattttacaGGTGCCCTGCATGCAGAAACTATAAGGTGAGTTATCATATTCAGATACTCAAATATTTGTTCATGAGCTACAGATACTTGTAATCTAATTGTGCTTTTGGTTGAATTTCAAACCGTAGCCCCATTATGAAAAAGTTGCTAGGCTTTTCAATGGACCGAATGCTGTGCACCCAGGAAAAGTATTAATGACAAGAGTGGACTGCGCATTGAAGGTATAGTGATTCTGCAATATTGATCTCATAACTCTTAGGGAGCTTAGAAGTAATTCCACTTGtctctttgattttcttaaatttcatttttagctAGCTTGTGCTGTGTCATTTTTGCCACGAGGCATTATGGTTGGTTAGTGGTTTGCACCTTGAAAAGGTTGCTTCCGTCAGCAATGTATTAGTGATAAATTCATAAAACTGTATTATAATTTGCTTGTGTGAGTTGTATCTTTACTCTTTTTCTGTTGGTATTTGCTCTAATCCCCACCTGAGGCTGGAACCAAATAATTCTGAATTATGGaccttttttcaaatatataattcacCACAGTTCAGTTTATGCTTGGGTTACATTTCGTTTCTCATGTCTCTTTTCCGTACACGAAGTCTATTTGCTCTAAGTCCAGacttattgtttttgttgtttttggaTATTTCATTAGCACTTTCTGTGagtgttattttaaattgaaaaatcaaacaatgtGCTTTTGCTTCGTTCTTCCTCCGTTAGAtcgtgtttttttcttttcaaaaaattgtattGCTAGAAATCACAACCTTTCAAACAAAGTGCATAGGATTAAGCACGGAAAACACGAGGACAATATGTCTCCCTTATCAAAGAATTGGTTAGAACTCGCACAATCCTAGCTAATTGGGAAGATTGAGTGGTTGCAAAAGAACTTCTAGAAAACAATTCAGCTAGAAGCTATGTACAGTACAAAGttccaagaaacaaaaatctacGTACTTACATCAAAAAGTCTAATTGTTTCTTTCCAACCAGGCTACAAAGTCCAATGGAGACGTCTGACCTTAGCCTTTAGAAATTGACATATCACCGTGTTCTGTCGTGTCAGCGTGCGTGCTTGTTAGGGCTAGTGGGTTTCTTGAAGTAAAATGGTAGTCTCACGACTGCCCCATGCCAAATAAAGTGAAGTAGCTGCAACCAATACATTAAGTTCATCATGATCAAAATTTTCTGTTggattttgattctttttaattaattaataattgttattgttgttattctattttttatatttatttatttctttggtTCTACATGTGATGGTATAATTTTACAGCACGTCATTTGGTTCTACGTGTTTCTGAGTGTTAAGTGTGCagagaattataaatatactaGTTTCAATACCTTTAACGATTTGGATTCTAAAGgacattctttaaaatttcatttcctttgTGATTGGTTCTGCCGCTCTTCAGCTTTACACTTTTAACGTCTTATTTTGGGTTAAAAGCAAAATTCTACAGTATTGGACGATGAACATAGATtgggaaaagaagaattttGAATATCATCTTAAACTGTTGTCTGCTTCTTTCATATTAATCATGCCGTGCAAGAATACTTCAAGCTGCTCGGGAGGTCATCATCTCACGTCTGCTTCATAAACATAAAGCATATCATGTTGTGACAttctattttactattttttttatagtttttaatgagtatgcaaattaaaaatatttgttaaatttagattGAATCTTATAAAATTccccaatttttaaaatatgtcaaaatacAACCACATATCGTGTTTCAACCATTAATGATATGAGTTAGTATTCTGTATCCAACTCCGGGTACTTAGAATGAATGGTTTATATTACTTCCTTTTGACCCTGCATGCATTTGAGATATTGATGGATGATATCCGCTCGTCCTTTAGTCAAAGTGTTGGCTTCAGTTTTGTGAAtcttttgtttagttttcacTATTTTGGTTGAGGCTGAGTTTCTCTtatctaattattttgaagattttctCCGGGCAACTTACACATTCTTAAATGAGGTCCAAGAAGAGGGATAGTTctgcttatatatatatatctatgcTATTTCTCCttgatcaaattttgaatatgtaaATTTGAAGGCATCTATTTGATTAGTCCTTGTCTTTTGCTTGCCTGCCAGCGCAGATGAATACCAATCTTTGTGATAGATTTTCGGTAGGCCACTATCCTATGCTCTTTTGGGGTCCTCCTTCCAAATTTGTGTCTGGCAGTTGGGATCCGAAGCAAGAGAAAAGTGAAATACATAATATTGAGAATGGACGGACTGCAGAAAAGTTACTAAGTTGGATAAACAAGCAAATGGGCAGGTAGGAGGTATTTCCAATCATTTCTTAATTTGCACTGTCGACTGTTACTTGGCTAACAAATAATAAGCAGTCAACTGACTTTTGCAGCTCAATTGGCTTGGATGacgaaaaatttgaaaatgagcAGAATCTGTCATCCAATATCTCAGATCCAGGACAGGTTGGTTCAGACATTATGATAGAACtttgatttgaatatattataGATGGAATCATTTTTCATTACTCTTAATGTTAACGTATTCAATAATGATAGATTGCTCGAGCAGTCTATGATGTCGAGGAGGCAACATCCATTGCCTTTGATATTATCTTGGAACAcaaggttttatttatttattttattttatttctaatacTGTATATATAGAGATATATAGACAACAATTATAGATCAGTAACTTTTACGTGCATGGTTTTAGATGATCAAATCTGAAACTCGAGCATCCCTTATAaagtttcttcaacttctGGTGGTTCATCATCCTTCCTTGAGGTGAAAATACATTCTTTATTACTTCTTGTTTTTGCTCAAGtaatattttccattttcatttttgagaTGTTACTTGTGTTAGGTGTCGAAAAGGTAGTGCAGAGATACTTGTAAACTTCGATGAGTTGAACCCTGCAGTTATGAAACAAGAAGAGGTTGCTAGTGAAAATGGTGCTGTTAAGAACTTTCAGATATGTGGAAAAGATATTCCTCGTGGATATTGGGTGGGTACataaatgatgaaatttaACCTGACTGCTAATGGAATTATgagttcttttctttgagatATCTTGTCGATCCACTACTTGGTATTGGCTTTCTATTGAAGGCCTGAAGTGCAGATGGTTGTATGCCCTCCCTCCAGGCCTTCCGTTGAAATTCATCACggttatttttgttcatggAAATCCTTTGTCTCAATTCAGTGgctaatttctttttgataGATCTCAAGGTGGGCACTTGTTCATTGTTTGGACTGTGCAAAATTTCTCCCCCAGCACTTTCTTTTCACCTTTAGAACAGTTTGAgatagtttcaatttaatccTCTGGTTAGGtctaacttttttaatttcgttTTATCAATTACATTGTTCgtttcctaaaataaaaaagttaggGAAGTAACCTCCAATTTTAAGATGGTTGCTTTGACATCAGTTATTGAACTGTGTTTCAAATCCTCCAATTATTTGAGAGGCATTGATTTCTCACTTTACAGAATACTTCGTTTCTCTTTACACCATACCTTTACTTACTGTGCATAGTTCCTAACGACAAAAAGTCACCATCTTAGTATCTTATCCTTGAGCAGTTACAAGCTGGTGCTAATTTGCTCCCTTCTCTTATCATACACACAAAAACATCTATTATTCTGATTATCTTTGAATGTCATGTTTGCAGATTTTCTGTCGTGGTAGCAAGAATGATACGAGGGGTTTTAGGTAAGTTTTATCTTTGCGCTTTAATTTGATGTGCAGATGGGGAGTTCGGCTGTCTTTAGAAATTCCTTTTACTCAGTTCTTCCGTCTTAATTGGGAGAAAAATGCCAATAATCTTGCAAAACACTAGTGATAATGTCTTCTGGTTCAATGCCTACCACGTGAAAACACCACTTTCAACGTGAGTaagaatgagagagaaaaagaaaaaggaaagacatACAATAATACCTAGAGAAAAAGCGCAGAAAAGGACATCCTGCTAAAAAAGGGACTCCAATCGAGTAGAATGAGACCTAACAAATAATCTAAAAGAAATTCTGTTCTCGCCCAAAGAGAAATATAGAACCTAATGGTAGACGAGTCATTACAAGAGCCCCCCAACTACTCTAACgttctattgtttctttcctGCCACAAACAACATTACTCAAACGTTTTGCTTAATTGTATCTCTTTCTGCAGTTGTGGATTATGGGTTCTACTGCATTCCCTTTCTGTGCGAATTGAGGACGGAGAAAGCCAGTTTGCATTCGCAACTATCTGCGATTTCATCCACAACTTCTTTGTTTGTGAGGAATGTCGCCAGCATTTTTACGAAATGTGTTCAAGGCAAGCTTGGagcaaattttttatttcattttcattatataccTTTACCAACTAACTTAAAGTCCTGTTTTCAGCGTGTCTAGTCCTTTCAACAAAGCTCGCGACTTTGCTCTGTGGTTGTGGAGAGCACACAACAAAGTCAATGAAAGAttattgaaagaagaagaatccaTGGGAACTGCAGATCCAAAATTTCCAAAGATGATTTGGCCTCCAAGACAACTTTGCATGTCATGCTATCGTTCTCGCAGCAGCCAGCCGATCGAATGGGATTTGGATGAAGTACATAAATTCCTAACCAGCTATTATGGGAGAACACTTGCCTCTCTATACAAAAGCAACAGTGCCCTTGGGACCATTGGTGCCGATGGTGTTCTTGATGAGCCAACAACTTCAACAAATGCAGTAGCAGTGCCGGTGGGGGCTGCATTGGCAATTGCTCTTGCAAGCTGCGCTTTTGGAGTGCTTGCTTGTTACTGGCGTTCACAGCAAAAGAGTCGGAAGTATTACCACCAACGACattctttaaagaaatatgattATTAGGAGAGGGTAATTGGCTCTTTCAAAAAGACTTAATAAGGAATAAATAGggaaataaactaaaaatgaaaggcatcgagagagagagagagaacgaAGAGGGTCCAATAATATCTGCGTCATATATCATCTTTATAATTTGATGTTCCATCGTTACCTTTTTCAGGCCAAGAAGAAGCTCGGGGCTAAGGCCTTCAGAAGGTTATGATTAGACAGAAGTAAAATAATGGTAAGCTTCCACATAACTTTTCAACAACACAGAGAAACTTTTGAAGTATTTAACTGCCTGAGATGATGAGGTTTAATGGgtatattcaaattcaagtcTGCAGCACACTCACTGATCTTACCGATACGTGTCATGAACTTATTTTTGAAGACAAATCatcctaaacttttttttatatatataattttcattttcacctCACAGTGATAATATAGCTTAAGCTTGATTGTTccagagagagaaagagggacgaagaggagaagaaaaaaaatagagaagcTTTTGTAATTTAGCATAATTGAGGATTGAAAAGATTGTTTATGGTTATTTTTGGCTTTCAGACAAGAATATCAGCTTCTAGCTGTTTTTCTTTGGTAGATTATCTTTGAGGAATGTGATTTTTGGAGTTCTTTATAGCCTTTGATAACTATGcttctttaaaatattgttaaaatcTTGGTCAATTGctataatttaaagttttctaAGCTTTGTTGTTTAGTCTAAAATTTACCTTTAGATTTTACAAGTGGCTTGAAAAGACAAATACTTTGTTCCCTTACATGTGGCTTGAAAAGATTGTTTAGGAAAGGATGGTTTTcaaaataccttttttttcttatacatGTGAATATACAAACTAGCTTACGTGCACTTCAAACATTTAGTTGCCATAAAAAGATGGGCAATCATTTTGGATTTCTTGTTCCCCTCCAACTTCCAATCACCCTTCATTCtaatttgaaacaataaatttaagagTTAGAGCTTTCTTTCTCTAGAACAACCAACTCCCTATTTCCTACTGTTTTAAAAGTGTTGAAAAGACAAacaactattattaatataaactGATTTTACTTCACAAACCAAAACAATTCTTTTAATGCTTCAAAAgtgttttatttagaaagtccattcaaatttatatttattaattacagTTATGTAGTTGGACCATTGCTTTTACGACTtctcaactttaaaagttcaaaCCAATCTATTTAATATTGAACTTTAAAAGATCTATAGGATGCATTTactgttgattttttttttct encodes:
- the LOC101211805 gene encoding sulfhydryl oxidase 2 isoform X1 is translated as MSRTLFVLILCLSALRLGVSLGSRSILRTVTDKSGDSEDYAVDLNATNFDAVLRDTPATFAVVEFFAHWCPACRNYKPHYEKVARLFNGPNAVHPGKVLMTRVDCALKMNTNLCDRFSVGHYPMLFWGPPSKFVSGSWDPKQEKSEIHNIENGRTAEKLLSWINKQMGSSIGLDDEKFENEQNLSSNISDPGQIARAVYDVEEATSIAFDIILEHKMIKSETRASLIKFLQLLVVHHPSLRCRKGSAEILVNFDELNPAVMKQEEVASENGAVKNFQICGKDIPRGYWIFCRGSKNDTRGFSCGLWVLLHSLSVRIEDGESQFAFATICDFIHNFFVCEECRQHFYEMCSSVSSPFNKARDFALWLWRAHNKVNERLLKEEESMGTADPKFPKMIWPPRQLCMSCYRSRSSQPIEWDLDEVHKFLTSYYGRTLASLYKSNSALGTIGADGVLDEPTTSTNAVAVPVGAALAIALASCAFGVLACYWRSQQKSRKPRRSSGLRPSEGYD
- the LOC101211805 gene encoding sulfhydryl oxidase 2 isoform X2 codes for the protein MSRTLFVLILCLSALRLGVSLGSRSILRTVTDKSGDSEDYAVDLNATNFDAVLRDTPATFAVVEFFAHWCPACRNYKPHYEKVARLFNGPNAVHPGKVLMTRVDCALKMNTNLCDRFSVGHYPMLFWGPPSKFVSGSWDPKQEKSEIHNIENGRTAEKLLSWINKQMGSSIGLDDEKFENEQNLSSNISDPGQIARAVYDVEEATSIAFDIILEHKMIKSETRASLIKFLQLLVVHHPSLRCRKGSAEILVNFDELNPAVMKQEEVASENGAVKNFQICGKDIPRGYWIFCRGSKNDTRGFSCGLWVLLHSLSVRIEDGESQFAFATICDFIHNFFVCEECRQHFYEMCSSVSSPFNKARDFALWLWRAHNKVNERLLKEEESMGTADPKFPKMIWPPRQLCMSCYRSRSSQPIEWDLDEVHKFLTSYYGRTLASLYKSNSALGTIGADGVLDEPTTSTNAVAVPVGAALAIALASCAFGVLACYWRSQQKSRKYYHQRHSLKKYDY
- the LOC101211805 gene encoding sulfhydryl oxidase 2 isoform X3, producing the protein MTRVDCALKMNTNLCDRFSVGHYPMLFWGPPSKFVSGSWDPKQEKSEIHNIENGRTAEKLLSWINKQMGSSIGLDDEKFENEQNLSSNISDPGQIARAVYDVEEATSIAFDIILEHKMIKSETRASLIKFLQLLVVHHPSLRCRKGSAEILVNFDELNPAVMKQEEVASENGAVKNFQICGKDIPRGYWIFCRGSKNDTRGFSCGLWVLLHSLSVRIEDGESQFAFATICDFIHNFFVCEECRQHFYEMCSSVSSPFNKARDFALWLWRAHNKVNERLLKEEESMGTADPKFPKMIWPPRQLCMSCYRSRSSQPIEWDLDEVHKFLTSYYGRTLASLYKSNSALGTIGADGVLDEPTTSTNAVAVPVGAALAIALASCAFGVLACYWRSQQKSRKPRRSSGLRPSEGYD